A stretch of the Haloarcula ordinaria genome encodes the following:
- a CDS encoding Gfo/Idh/MocA family protein: MPAPADDSGVTRSSTPVRVGVVGCGFIGRAVGGEFRRDDRATVVAITEPDAETRTDAGTELRIPPRNRYGDYERMLVAADLDAVLVATPHTLHYEQVVAAMDRGLHVLCEKPLATDLSHAEDLADRAERADEVLMVGYQRHLEAGFREAHTRWASGDAEPRFITAEITQQWIEGVSGTWRLDPDYSGGGFLYDTGSHILDAICWTTGLEPAWVDAEMTFHDDAERVDSRALLTIGFDGSATATVSVFGDAPAVREHIHIWDDDGAVYLDGREWEPRRYREVDGDSTTTTPYMPESGWNKAGAFLDAIVEGREPPATARDALVVTAITEAAYESARTGDRVTLSL, translated from the coding sequence ATGCCCGCTCCGGCGGACGACTCTGGGGTGACACGTTCATCGACACCGGTCCGCGTCGGCGTCGTCGGGTGTGGGTTCATCGGCCGGGCCGTCGGTGGGGAGTTCCGCCGGGACGACCGGGCAACCGTGGTCGCCATCACCGAGCCGGACGCGGAGACGCGGACGGACGCGGGAACGGAGCTGCGCATCCCGCCGAGGAATCGCTACGGGGACTACGAGCGGATGCTCGTCGCGGCCGACCTGGACGCCGTCCTCGTCGCGACCCCCCACACCCTCCACTACGAGCAGGTCGTCGCGGCGATGGACCGGGGCCTGCACGTCCTCTGTGAGAAGCCGCTCGCGACGGACCTGTCCCACGCAGAGGACCTGGCCGACCGCGCGGAGCGGGCCGACGAGGTGCTGATGGTCGGTTACCAGCGCCACCTCGAGGCCGGCTTCCGCGAGGCTCACACGCGGTGGGCGTCGGGCGACGCCGAGCCACGATTTATCACCGCCGAGATAACCCAGCAGTGGATCGAGGGCGTCAGTGGTACCTGGCGGCTCGACCCCGACTACTCCGGCGGCGGCTTCCTCTACGACACGGGGAGCCACATCCTCGACGCCATCTGCTGGACGACCGGCCTCGAACCGGCGTGGGTCGACGCCGAGATGACCTTCCACGACGACGCCGAGCGGGTCGACTCACGGGCGCTGCTCACCATCGGCTTCGACGGCAGCGCGACGGCGACCGTGTCGGTGTTCGGGGACGCTCCCGCCGTCCGCGAACACATCCACATCTGGGACGACGACGGCGCGGTGTACCTCGACGGGCGGGAGTGGGAGCCCCGCCGATACCGCGAGGTCGACGGCGACAGCACTACGACGACGCCCTACATGCCCGAGAGCGGGTGGAACAAGGCCGGCGCCTTCCTCGACGCTATCGTCGAGGGTCGCGAGCCGCCGGCGACCGCACGCGACGCGCTCGTGGTGACCGCGATAACCGAGGCTGCCTACGAGTCTGCACGTACCGGTGACCGCGTCACCCTCTCGCTGTAG
- a CDS encoding GtrA family protein, protein MAYAVRSSIRTDTLVRFFLVGLTAAGVQQTLLWSFVDLGGLNYLVGALIAIEITIIFQYVLNNLWTFHRSRHTTLREYFIGVGKTNLVRGSAIPIQLGILFALVDWGGHGYLLSNAVAIALTGIYRFALDSKWTWG, encoded by the coding sequence ATGGCGTACGCTGTTCGGTCGTCGATACGAACGGACACGCTCGTTCGGTTCTTTCTCGTCGGCCTCACAGCGGCCGGTGTCCAGCAGACCCTCCTGTGGTCGTTCGTCGACCTCGGCGGGCTGAACTACCTCGTGGGCGCGCTCATCGCGATCGAGATCACGATCATCTTCCAGTACGTGCTCAACAACCTCTGGACGTTCCACCGCTCCCGGCACACGACACTCAGGGAGTACTTCATCGGGGTGGGGAAGACGAATCTCGTCCGCGGGTCGGCGATTCCGATTCAACTCGGTATCCTCTTCGCGCTGGTCGACTGGGGCGGACACGGATATCTCCTCTCGAACGCCGTAGCCATCGCACTGACCGGCATCTACCGGTTCGCACTCGACTCCAAGTGGACCTGGGGCTGA